TTGACGGTGCCGAATTCAAATTTCCATTGGCCGCCATGGTTCATCGGGTGGCCCTTGGCGACGCCTTGGTTTTGCAGCCAAGTGATGATCTCGTAGTTGGAGACGCAGGTCGCGCCCGTCTGCTTGGCCAAGGCCACCGCATCGGCGACGTGGTCGCCATGGGCATGCGAAATCAAGATGTAATCGGCCTTGATGTCTGCGAGTTGCACGTTGCCTGCCAGCGGATTGCCAGAGATGAACGGGTCAAACAGCAAAGTTTTGCCAGCAACCTCGATCGCGAAACATGAGTGTCCGTAGTACTTGAAGATCATTTTTTCCTTGGATTGAAATTTCCCTTACCAATTAGAAAACGGGCATTTGACCAATTCAGAACCCAGTAATCGGGCGCAAAACTATCTATTTTTGGGCAATCGGAAAACAAAATAGGCAGGTCGGGGGTCATTCCGATATGCTAGTTACCATCGTTTCAGGCACCAATCGGCCAAATAACTTGAGCATCAGGGTTGCAAGACTTTGTCAGGAATATCTGAGCGCACAAGGTATCCATACGGAATTGTTGGACTTGGCCTTGTTGCCGCGAGAAATTGCATTCGACTATCTTGAAGACCACTCACAGACTGGATTTTTGCCCTATCAGCAGATTGTAGACCGCAGTACGCATTTTGTTTTTGTGGCTCCCGAATACAACGGCAGCATTCCGGGCATCCTGAAGTTGTTTATCGACGCTTGTGACTATCCTGGAAGTTTCCGTGGAAAGTCGGCGGCTTTGGTGGGTATCGCGGCAGGAATAGGGGGGAATGAGCGTGGAATCAACCACTTGCAAGACATTTTGCAGTATTTCGGGATGGAAGTCTTTCCCGAGAGGGTGACCGTTGCTAAAATTCGGGAGAAATGGTCGGCCGAAGGCGGATTCAAGGATGAAACTGCAGAGGAAAGTTTGCGAAAGATGTTGATTGCCTACGCAACGACTGTTGTAGAGGCATAGAAATCACCATTTGCCTCGCATTCTGCCCCAGAAATAGACAAAATATGCAAATGAAAGCACGGATGTGAAGACATACACCCAGGTAATCTGTACGCGGTGGTACTTCCAAGCACGATAGCCGGCGATCAAAACCGGAACCAAAATCAGCAAGATATAGACGGGCACGCGCCATTTCCATTTTGCGACAAAAAATGAAAAGTTGGAAACACCTTTGAATTGCAGATTGCGCGTCATGCCTTTGGCCATGTAGGGATCGGTCTCCTGAATGGAAACTCCGTCATTCAGCATTCTGAAAAAGAGTCTTTCACTTTGATAGGTGTCGATGTCGGCGAGCAAGATCCAGAACCCAGTCAGAGAAAGTACAACAAATACTACCCAATTCACGCCCAAATCAATGCCACGGTTGCGCCGCTTGATCGCCTGTCGTTCCTTGTCGACTTCCTGTTGATTGTAATATTCTCCAGTATTCATATCGCAAGCACAAATGTAGTGTTTCAGGACGAACGAATTTCGAAAAATGGTGATGGATTTCACGAAGGTGTTTGGAACCATCAGGACCGCTGCTTCCTCAAGGCGCCTTCCAATTGGTGGGCACGACGGATCGGCCATTTTCCCATCTTGGCGACGTTGGATCGATGTGGATGATTTCGCCGTTGGGGCGGATGCTGTTTCCGATGCTGTCTTTGAGAATCATGACAAAATCCCCGACATGGATGCCATGCAAAACCCCTTCGATCAATTCTGCCTCGGATGCCTGTCGATGGTTGAGCCCGATTTCTCGTCCGCTGGAATTGTTGGTGAGGTCCATGCTTGCGCTTGCAATGTCTTGGAAAGCACCGTCTTCCATCCGTCCGCGCTTGAAATCGAGGTAATTGCCGCGTTCGTAGGCTTTGCCGAGGCGGTCAGCTTTTTTCCAAGGGATTTCCTGGACGAGCAAGGCCATCCATATCCCGTGGCGGAAGGCATCCAACTTGCCCCCGTCAAAATCAGCATCGAGTTCGGGGCTGCGGCGCATGGAATCGGTGAGCGCCAAGGCGCGGTTGCTGACCTTCCAAACGCGGTTGGCGATGGCAAGGTGCCCAAGCGTCCAGTTGCGCATCGGACGTGGGAGCTGCAGGAAACGCTGAAATTTGGATTGGGCGGGCGATTCGCAGGCGAAGAGCGCCATCAACAGCAGCAGCAAAATGAGCGGTTTGCAAAGGAAGCGCAGGCGACGACGGCGGATCATGGTAAGCAAGATAGGGAAATTTGGCGTAGGGTGGGGTTGGTACGCTTTGCCAACTCACTCGGCGCGCGGTGTTTGAGTTGGCAAAGCACTACGGATGGACAGGGTTTTGGAGCCAACCTAGCGGGTAGCTTGGGGCAAAGGAAGGCTTTCGACGGTTTGCCGTTGGCTAGCTGCTGCCTCAAATCCTGGCCGCTGCGGCATCACCTACATCATCGCATCAGGTAATCAGGCAACCACCCATTGTTCCGGTAATGGGCTTGGATGGCCGGCGTCAACGACTTAAATTCATCAATGATTCCCCTGCAGTTGGGTGCTCCGCAAGCACAAACGCAAGTCCATAGGGGAAAGCCGGCTGCAAGAATTTTTTCAGCATCGTATTTCATCGTGGTTGAATAATCAAAAGTGATTTCTTCCCCATTTTCGATGTCGCGCAAAGCCACCAATTCATTCTTTCCGCGCACAAATACATTGGGGTCGCAAGAATGGTTAAAGGATCGGGAGGTCTCCTCCAAATCCAAAAATTCATTGTCGCCGATTTGAAACGGATCGGAGGGTTGTTCTTTTCCCTCTCCGACAAGTGTAAACAAATCCTCGACCGTACATGCCACACCTATCATGGTATGGACCACCACTCCTTTAGGAATCCTTTGAATGGCTACAGCACCCTTGCCTGCGATGGCGGAATCCACAATTTCAAAAAGTTGAGACATCTTTCAGCAGTATCACGTTTGAGCCTGAAAGGTAGCGATAAAGTCAGGATTTTTAGATGAAAAACCATTCAATTGATGGGAGATGAACAAAGGTTAAAGTGATGGCAGCAGATTTTAAACCAATAGGATCCATCAGTAGGAGCCTGATGCAGATGAGCATCACCTCTCTGAATGGCCTCATGGTGAATAACGGTGGGCGCTTTTGCATCAACAGGGTGTGCCCATTTGTTCCTTTGCAAGCATTGCAATACCTTTCGCATAGAATCCAAGATGCTATGAAATGGTTGTTTTTAACGCTTGCAATTGTGTTTGAGGTATTTGGTACCACTGCGATGAAACTCGCAGACGGGTTCAAGCAGCCGTGGTGGGCCGTGGCGATGATCGTCGGGTACGCCCTTTGTTTTTATTTTCTCACCCTCGCCCTGAGGGACTTCGACCTGAGCGTGGTCTATGCCGTCTGGTCTGGCTTGGGTATCGTCCTACTGACAGCTATTGGGATTTTCTTTTTTTCGGAGTCGGTCAATGTCTGGAAAATGGTCTGCATCGCCTTGATTCTCATCGGTGTTGTAGGATTGAATTTGGGAACGAAACATGTATGATGGCAGGGTCATGCGTCCTTGCAATTGACCGACGATGCCTTCGACCTTGAAGGGGATGTTGGTGATGTCAAGGATGCCCAAAACCACCAAGCCGACACCTTCCCAGAAGCTTGGGCCTTCGCAGTTGGCGGTACTGTATTCCTGGAAGCGGGGTGGAAGGCGATAGCGGTGATGTCCACAATCCCAACTACAACGATACCCATTGCAATCACAGCGAAGGGAATAGCAAAAGCAGCCATGATGCTAACCCCCCCCCCACAAAAAAAGCAGCAAACAACGCCCGATCAGCTTCCGCCGATCACAACGCTGTTTGCTGCCTGTTATTGAAGGCGCAAAAACTGTTTTACACCGCGTACTCTGCCGTTGGCGGGCAGGTGCAGACCAAGTTCCGGTCGCCGTAGCTGTTGTCGATCTTGGCTACCGATGGCCAGAATTTGTTGCCGACGACGTAAGGGTAGGGGAAGGCGGCCTTTTCGCGGGAATAGGCGTGGGTCCATTCCGTCGCGGTGATCACGTGCACCGTATGCGGAGCGTTGATGATCACGTTGTCTTCCAAACTTGCCTTGCCCGATTCGATTTCGCGGATTTCCTCCCGAATGCCCAACATGGCGGCAATGAACTTGTCCAGTTCATGCTTGCTTTCGCTTTCCGTCGGCTCGATCATGAGTGTGCCCGCAACCGGGAAACTCACGGTCGGCGCATGGTAACCGTAGTCCATCAGACGTTTGGCGACATCACCGGCTTCGACATGCGTTGCTTGCTTCCACTGACGGAAGTCCATGATAAATTCGTGGGCGACGCGGCCGTTGCTGCCGACATAGAGGATCGGGAATTCCTTTTCCAGCCTTGTCTTCAGGTAGTTGGCATTCAAGATCGCGTACTTCGTCGAATTGGTCATGCCATCGGGTCCGAGCATACGAATGTAGCCGTAGGAGATCAACAGGATCAGTGCCGAACCCCAAGGCGCTGCCGAAACAGCGTGAATGGCCTTGTCGCCACCTGTTTGCTGCAAGGGGTGACCGGGCAGGTAAGGGGCAAGCTTCTCATTCACACAGATGGGGCCCATGCCGGGACCGCCACCGCCGTGGGGAATGGCGAAGGTTTTGTGCAAGTTCAAGTGGCAAACGTCAGCGCCGATCGACGCGGGATTCGTCAGGCCCACCTGCGCATTCATGTTCGCGCCATCCATATAGACGAGTCCGCCATTGTCATGGATCATCTGGCAAATTTCGCGGATGCTTTCCTCAAACACGCCGTGCGTCGAAGGATAGGTCACCATGAGCCCTGCCAAAACATCTTTGTATTCGATGGCTTTGGCGCGGAGCGCTTCGACTTGGATATTGCCGTTTTCGTCGCAAGGGGTCACGACCACTTCCATGCC
The window above is part of the Bacteroidota bacterium genome. Proteins encoded here:
- a CDS encoding NAD(P)H-dependent oxidoreductase — translated: MLVTIVSGTNRPNNLSIRVARLCQEYLSAQGIHTELLDLALLPREIAFDYLEDHSQTGFLPYQQIVDRSTHFVFVAPEYNGSIPGILKLFIDACDYPGSFRGKSAALVGIAAGIGGNERGINHLQDILQYFGMEVFPERVTVAKIREKWSAEGGFKDETAEESLRKMLIAYATTVVEA
- a CDS encoding SET domain-containing protein translates to MSQLFEIVDSAIAGKGAVAIQRIPKGVVVHTMIGVACTVEDLFTLVGEGKEQPSDPFQIGDNEFLDLEETSRSFNHSCDPNVFVRGKNELVALRDIENGEEITFDYSTTMKYDAEKILAAGFPLWTCVCACGAPNCRGIIDEFKSLTPAIQAHYRNNGWLPDYLMR
- a CDS encoding multidrug efflux SMR transporter, with the protein product MKWLFLTLAIVFEVFGTTAMKLADGFKQPWWAVAMIVGYALCFYFLTLALRDFDLSVVYAVWSGLGIVLLTAIGIFFFSESVNVWKMVCIALILIGVVGLNLGTKHV